GGGTCAAGACGTGACCAGCATGAGTGAAGAAGAATTGTTTGAAGTGCGCCGCAATATCGGAATGGTTTTTCAGGAAAGCGCGCTTTTCGACTCACTCACGGTGAGAGAGAATGTGGGCTTCCGGCTGATCGAGGAGGGCGTTCCTGAAGAGGAGATCACCCAACGCGTCCAGGAAGCGCTCCGTTTCGTTGAACTCGAACACACGATGGATATGTTTCCCGCGGAGCTGTCCGGTGGTATGCGGCGGCGAGTGGCCATAGCGCGGGCAATCATCACCCGGCCGGAAATCCTGCTCTACGACTCCCCTACTGGCGGTCTCGACCCGGTGACCTCGACCACGATCATCGAGCTAATTCTCAAACAGCGTGATGTTTACAAAACGAGCTCGCTTCTGGTGAGCCACCGGCTGCAGGATGCGTTTACCATGGCCACCCATTATTTCGATCGTCGCTGCAATCAGATGCTGCCCATCCCACCCGGTGAGATTGATGTCCGCACTACGTTTCTAATGCTGCGCGATG
The DNA window shown above is from Terriglobales bacterium and carries:
- a CDS encoding ATP-binding cassette domain-containing protein; its protein translation is MPTLAPTEVLSKVRQVSQEPAIVFESVSISFEGKQVLDGISFLLERGETKGILGVAGSGKSTILKLALGLIRPDSGRIRVLGQDVTSMSEEELFEVRRNIGMVFQESALFDSLTVRENVGFRLIEEGVPEEEITQRVQEALRFVELEHTMDMFPAELSGGMRRRVAIARAIITRPEILLYDSPTGGLDPVTSTTIIELILKQRDVYKTSSLLVSHRLQDAFTMATHYFDRRCNQMLPIPPGEIDVRTTFLMLRDGKVIFDGTAQELAASRDEYIREYIS